The genomic DNA CCGGTCAGGTAAATGCTATCCAGTAAGTTTAATACGGTAGTGCCAGCTGGTTCGGGCAGAATACCAAACATATCAGCCAATGGCACATGATTATCGGCCCAGGAAGTTTTTTGCGACATAGGAAAAACAAAGCCGCGCGTATAACCGCCATTCTGAATTGCCAATAAGTCGAGCAATAATTGCGGAAGCTTAACCCCCAACGCAGTTTCGGCCAAGCTTATTAATTCCTTAGTAAGCGGCAGCCGAGGAGTTGAAGCTGAATCCCAAAAGTTGGTCGCATCAAAATTCATGATACACGCTTAAAACCGAAATAGCGGCCGATACGGATTCCAGATGCCCCACGGAATCATGAGCAGCACCAGCAGCAGCCCGATGCCGAAGTAGGTAAAGGCTTTCTTGTGCTTGAGCGTATCGCTGGAAGCATTTTTGAGGGCAATGCGGCCCACCTGGGCCAGAATGGCGGCTAATAACATTACCACCACGTGCTCCATGCCGAAAAAGCGAGTGGTAGGGTCTTTCATGGCCCCGGCTACTTTCATCGCCTTAAGGCCGTAGGGGCTCAGGCCGAAGTAGAGCCCCAGACCCACAATGACTTGCAGCCACATAAAGCCCGAAAACGCGGCGCTGATGGCGTTGTCGCCCTTGGTGAAGGGCCGGCGGGCCGTCCAGCCCATATAGGCGCGCACCACGGCCAGCAGGCCCGCGCCCAGCACAAACCACCGCAGCCACGAATGAAGAAGAAGAAGTACCTGATACATGCGTAAAAGCAAAAGCGCCGGGCAGCCCGGCCGGTGAAAAACTGCCGCGAAGCTACGGGCCGCTAGTCGTACCTAGGAAAATTCGCCCGGCTCGGGCACCGGCGCGGGCGCGCCGCCGCGCGCCGCTTTGGCCCGCTGCTCATCGCGCATAGCCACGGCCAGCGCGATAAAAATGGAGAAAAATGGCAGCACCAGTCCCAGCAAAAACCACTTGAGCCGCGAGTGCCCGTGCGAATAGGCGATGTACATCGTCACCGAAGCCAATAAGGCATCCAGAAACAGCAGAAAGATGGCCCCAAAAAAGAAGGTAGCAAACATAAATTACCGGGCTTTGCCGCGCTTCACCAGGTAGGCGTGCAGCACTTTGTCGAACGGCTCGCGCACGTCCACGGGTACAAAATCAATCTTGAGCTGGCCGCAGCGCAGCGCCAGGTCGTCCTCAAACTGCCGCATGGCCGCCCGGTACTGTTCGCGCACCTGCGCCGGCTGCAACCGGATTTCCTGGCCCGTCTCCACATCTTCAAAAATGTAGGGCCGGTCCTGAAAGTCAAAATTACTCTCCGTGGCCCGGTCCAGCACGTGAAACACCAGCACCTCGTGGTGCTGGTGGCGCAGGTGCTGCAAGGCCGCCAGCGCCGCCGCCTGCTCGGCCGCCCCGCGCCCCAGCATATCGCTGAACAAAATCACGAGCGAGCGCTTCGGAATCTGCTGTGCGATGGCGTGCAGCACGCCGGCCACGTCGGTCGCCTGGCCGGGCCGGCTGGGGGGGGTAGGGCGCTCCAGCAGCTGTTGCAGGGCCAGCAGCAGCGTGTGGCGATGCACCGACGTAGCGCGCACCGGCGTTTGCAGCTCCACGGTTTCGGCGAAGGTGACGAGGCCCACCGCGTCGCGCTGCCGCTGCAGCAGCGTCGTGAGCGCCGCCGCAGCTAGCACGCTGAATTTCAGCTTATCATGGCCGGGGGAGGGGTAGTACATGCTCGGGCTCACGTCGAGCAGCAGGTGCGCGCGCAGGTTGGTTTCCTCCTCGTAGCGCTTCACGAAGAGCTTGTCGGTGCGGGCAAACACCTTCCAGTCCACGTGCCGGGTGCTGTCGCCGGGGTTGTAAAGCCGGTGCTCCGAAAACTCGACCGAAAAGCCGTGGTAGGGCGACTGGTGCAGGCCGGTAATAAAGCCATCAACCAGCTGCCGGGCCAGCAGCTCCAGGTTTTCAAACGAGCGAATAGCGGCCAGGTCGAGCGCGGGTGCGGGCATGGAAGGGGGGTAGGGAATGCTGGTACGTAAGTAAAAATCAAGTAGCTACATCAATCTAAGGTAGCGTTTATGGATAAGTAATTCTGCGGCGTTCCGGCGATACGGGGCTGAAATAATCTTACGTGCTGATAAACAAGCCGCCCACTGCTTGAGTTTCGCCGGGACAAAAGCCGAATTTAGGTTCGCCTTTCCGGCTCTATCTTTGCTTTAGCCGACGTAAGTTTAGCTGTTTAAAAATTAAAACCACCCCTACTATCCCCTCTCTCAACCCGTGGAAGACCGGTATTCTAAAGACCAGGAAGAAATCTACTCGCACCGCATGAAGGCGGGTAAGCGCACGTATTTCTTCGACGTAAAAGCCACCCGTGGCCAGGATTATTACCTCACCATTACCGAAAGTAAGCGTCGCCCCGGCGCTGACCCCGACGGACCTGCCAGCTACGAAAAGCACAAGATTTTTCTCTATAAGGAAGATTTCAATAAATTTATCGATGCTCTGCACGATGCCGTGGACTATGTGCGCGACGAGCTGCTGACCGAGGAAGAAGTAGCCGAGCTCGACCGCCCGCGCCCCGCCTTCGATGGCGAGCAGCCCCGCCCCGCCCACCACGAAGGTCAGGCACCCGACGCCCCTACCCCCCCCGCCGGGTACGACGCCGCCCCCGACCTGGGCGAGAGCACCTATTAACTACACGCAACAAGCACGAGGGGAAGAAATAGTAGTAGCGCGCCGCTGTTCCGCACCAGGAGCAGCGGCGCTTTGCATTCGCGGCTAGGCCCCGCCGCCCGCCGTACCTTTGCCCAGTGAGTCAGGAACAATTCTTAACTCATAACTCTCAACTCATAATTAAATAAAATGGGCCTCCGCTGCGGTATTGTCGGCCTGCCGAATGTCGGCAAATCCACGCTTTTCAACGCGTTATCCAACGCCAAGGCCGAATCGGCCAACTATCCTTTCTGCACCATCGAGCCCAACGTGGGCGTCATTACCGTGCCCGACGAGCGCCTCCAGATTCTGGAAGCCCTCGTGAACCCCAAGCGCGTGCTGCCCACCATCATCGAGTTCGTGGACATTGCCGGCCTCGTGAAGGGCGCCAGCAAGGGCGAGGGCCTGGGCAATAAATTCCTGGCCAACATCCGCGAAGTAGATGCCATCATTCACGTGGTGCGCTGCTTCGACGACCCCAACATCGTGCACGTGGCCGGCGGCGTGGATCCCGTTTTTGACAAGGACGTGATTGATACGGAGCTGCAAATCAAGGATTTGGAGAGTATCGATAAGAAGCTCATCAAGTCGGAGCGCAGCGCCAAGGCCGGCGACGCCGTGGCCAAAAAGGAAGTGGCCAGCCTGCACCTCTTTAAGTCGGCCCTCGAAGCTGGCCAGAACGCCCGCGCCGTAGCAGCCGGCCCCGACGACCTGGAGGCCGTAGCCGACTTGCAGCTGCTCACCATCAAGCCCGTAATTTACGTGGCCAACGTGGATGAAGCCAGCATCGCAACCGATGGCAACAAGCACGTGACCGCTCTGAGCGAGCACGTTAAAAGCGAGAACGCGCAAGTCGTGCTCGTGTCGGCCGCCATTGAGTCGCAGATTGCCGAGATGGAGGACGCCGACGAAAAGGCCATGTACCTGAGCGAATACGGCCTCACCGAGTCGGGCCTCAACAAGCTCATCCGGGCCAGCTATGAATTGCTGAACCTCATCACCTACTTCACCGCCGGCGTGCAGGAAGTACGCGCCTGGACCGTGCATCGCGGCGACAAAGCTCCCGCCGCCGCCGGCGTTATTCACTCCGATTTCGAGAAGGGCTTTATCCGTGCGGAGGTTATCAAGCTCGCCGATTACCAAGAGTATAAAACCGAAGTTAAAATAAAGGAAGCCGGTAAAATGGCCGTGGAGGGTAAGGATTACGTGGTGCAGGATGGCGACATTATGCACTTCCGGTTTAATGTGTAAGTAATAGTTTTGGTCGTTTGTCATTGCGAGGAGGAACGACGAAGCAACCTTTCCTTGTCGTTGAACCTACCCGGTTGGCGTCCCTAACCGGAAGGAAAGATTGCTTCGTCGTTCCTCCTCGCAATGACAGGCAATACCTGCGCTACAACCGTTAAAAAACTAGCAACTAGAATCTGCCCCAACGTATCTTTGCCCCCCGTCCAAAACCTAGCCCTACCTCCTCTTATGAAGTTCATTGTTTCGTCCTCGGCCCTGCTCAAGCAGCTCCAGAGCATCAACGGCGTGGTCACGAACAACCCCGTGGTGCCCATCCTGGAGAACTTCCTCTTTGAGATTGAGCCCGGCAAGCTCACCATCACCGCCTCCGACCTGGAAACGAGCATGATGACCGAGCTGCCCATCGAGTCGCGCGAAGCGGGGCGCATCGCGGCCCCGGCCCGCATCCTGCTCGACACGCTCAAGAACCTGCCCGACCAGCCCGTAACTTTCACGCTGGATGAGGAAACCTACACCATCGAAATCAGCTCGGCCAACGGCCGCTACAAGCTGGCCGGCGAGAACGCCGCCGACTTTCCCCGCGTGCCGGTGGTGAAGGGCTCCAGCCCGGTCGAGATGCCGTCGTCGTCGCTGGCGCGTGCCATTAACAAGACAATTTTCGCAGTGAGCACCGACGAGCTACGGCCGGCCATGACCGGCATTTTGGTGCAATTAGGCGAGGCGCAGGTAACTTTCGTGGCCACCGATGGCCACCGCCTGTTGCGCTACCGCCGCCAGGATGTGGGCGCCGGCCAGACCGCCAACCTCATCATTCCGCGCAAGGCCTTCACCCTGCTGAAAAGCTCCCTACCCTCCGAGGCCACGCCGGTGCGCATCGAGTTCAATCAGAGCAACGCGTTTTTCTCGTTCAACCAGATGCGGCTGGTGTGCCGCCTCATCGATGAGCGCTACCCCGACTACGAGAACGTAATTCCGGTCAGCAACCCCAACAAGCTGACCATCAACCGCCAGGAGCTGCTGAACTCGGTGCGCCGCATCAGCATCTATTCCAACAAGACGACCCACCAGGTGCGCCTGCGCCTCACCGGCTCCGAGCTGGTAATTTCGGCCGAAGACCTTGATTTTAGCAACGAAGCCAAGGAAACGCTGGCTTGCCAGTACGACGGCGAGGACATGGAAATCGGTTTCAACGCCCGCTTCCTGCAAGAAATGCTGTCGAACATCGACTCCGAAGAAATCACCCTGGAGCTGAGCACGCCCAACCGCGCCGGCCTGCTCATGCCCGCCCAGCCCGATGAAAACGAAAGCATCCTGATGCTGGTAATGCCGGTGATGCTCAATAATTACGTGTAACTAAAAAGCAAGTAAACAAGAAATCGTCTGTCATGGCGAGCCTGCGAAGCAATCGCACCAGAACGAGCCGTGTGGGTATCGTTTTGGTGCGATTGCTTCGCAGGCTCGCCATGACAGACGATTGTTATAACCTAACTACTCTCCCATGAAAAAGTCCGAAATCCGCTTCAGTATTGCTCTTGACGACCAGAAGGTGCCCGAGGCCATCAGCTGGCAGGCCACCGACGCGGGGCCTGATATTCAATTTGCCAAGGCCATCAACGTCGCCATCTGGGACCGCAATACTGATGCGACGATGAAAATTGACCTCTGGACCAAAGACATGCCCACCGATGCCATGAAGTACTTCGTGGTCGATAACATTGGCTCAATGGCTGAAACCATTCAGACGGCCACCGGTGACAAGAAAATGGCTGAAATGATGCGCCAGCTCTGCAAAGAGCTGAGCGACTATATTGAGGAGCAAGGCCCTGCCAATTAGTAGGAAGCTAAAAGCCAGGTAAATAAAAGAGGCCTTCCCAGTGCTGGGAAGGCCTCTTTTTGGTTTGCGTAAAAGCTGTTGCTTAGCGCAGCGTGCGGCCGAAGGACTCACTGGAGCGCTTGGCATCCTTGGCTTTGGTGGGGCTCATCACCGCATCGTTGGCGCGGGAGGGGGTAGGGTTTTGCACCGAATTCACCAGATTGGAAGCCGAGGCGTTTTGGGCGTAGTTGCGGTCGGCCTGGGCGTAGCGCTTGCGGGCATCGAAGTAGGTAGTGTACTGGTCGGTGGTGAGCACCGCTTGCAGCTCCTGGTCGCGCTCGTGGCCAATGGCCTTCGACTGTTTTGCGAGCTGTTCGGGACTGGTAGCATACTGGCGCTCAGCGATTTCCAGCTTGGCAATCTTATCGGTATTGATGGCGCGCAGGCGGGTAGCCTGATAGCCGTTCAGACGCAGGTCGCGCGTCATTTGGTCGCTCAGGTGCTCGGCGCGGTCGCTCACGGCGGGGTTGAGGCGCGGGCTGGACTGGGTTTTGTCCTGCGGCATGGGCGAGGACGGGGCGGGCACGGGCGCTATTTGCTGCGCGTGCGCCGCGAAAGTGGCGGCGAGCAGAACAAGGGCAAAAGCAGATTTCATGGGCAGATAGGGCAGGGGTAGGAACGAGAAAAGCCAACTATCGCGCCAGGGACCCAGGGGCGCGGGGCTGCTCGTTCTAACGCAGAAGGCGGCGGGTGGGTTAAGAAATTGTGCCTTCCGCGCGCTGCTTAACGCCCTGCCTCATCGCTTAAAACTGATTTTTCCACATCATGCTTTCCACCGGCCGGTCGCTGCGCTCGTTGTATTTGGCCGATTGCTTGCGGTTGTAAAACGTCTGCACATCGCCCTGAATACCAAAGTAGATGAGTTGACCAATGGGCATTCCCGGATACACCCGCACGGGCATCGACACGCTGATTTCCAGCGTCCAATGGTTGCAAAAACCCACGTCGCCTTTGCCGGCGGTGGCGTGAATATCGATGCCCAGCCGGCCGACGCTGCTCTTGCCTTCGAGGAAGGGCACGTGGGCGTGGGTTTCGGTGTATTCGTCGGTCACGCCCAAGTACAGGATGCCGGGCTGGAGCACGAAGCCTTCCTCAGCGGACATCTCAAACGTCGTGATTTTGTTGTGGCGGCGGGCGTCGAGCACCGCGTCGTCGTAGGTAGCTAGGAAGCGTCCCAGGTGCACGTCGTAGGAGTTGGTACCGAGGCAGCCGGGGTCAAAGGGCTGCACCACGATGGTACCGCGCTCCATTTCGGCGCGGATTTGCTGGTCGGTCAGAATCACGGATTTAGCGGATTTAAGCGAATTTCACGGATTTTGTGGACGATTTCGTCCGCGTAATCAGCGTGCAATCGGAAGGGTAATTAAGTACGCTCGTCGTCGTCGTATTCGTCGGCGGGCAGCTCATCGGTCGATTGGGGGCGAAATTGGCTGAAGAAGCCGGGGCCGCGCTCGACGGGGGGGGTAGGGGCGTCGGGTGCGGACAGACCTTCATCGTTGGCGGGGGGGTAGTAAGCCTGCTCCGCTTCGAGGTCGCGCACGCGGCGGCGCAGGCGGCGCTGCTCAGGCAGCAGGCTAGCCACTGTGAAGAGCAGCAGGCCAAACGAGCCCAGGCTCAGCAGCAGCGTGAAGTAGCCAACCCAGCCGGGGCCGCCGGAGGGGGTAGGGGCCTCCTCGGCGAGCGCGCCGCTGGCGGGGCGTTCGGGCTCGGCGCTGGAGTGGGGGGGTAGAGCGTCGTCGCCGGGGGCGGGGCCGTTGGTGGTGAGGGGCGCGGCCGGGGCCAACGGCTCTTCGGGCTCGGCGGTGGCAGGCTTGGCGGTAGCGGGGTTAGCGCTGGCGTTGAAGCGGGCGACGGCCTGCTTGATGGCGCGCTGCTCGTTGCGAATGAGGGCCGACTTTTCATCGCGCGGCAGGCCGCGGATAAAGAACTCGAAGTTGCGGTCGCGCACCACGCCGCTGAGCTGCTTCTCAAACTCGGCCAGCGTGAGCGGGCCGTTGCCAAAGCGCGTCTTGTAGCGCTCGGCCACACCGTTGTAGTTCTGAAACAGCTTTTGCAGCTCGGCGTTGTTCTCGAAGCTAGTAAACTGCTGGCGAGCGGCGGCGGTGCGCAGGTTTTCGGGGTATTTCTGGCGGGTGAAGTGCTTGTCGTACACCGTCTCGAAGGTGCGAAAATTCAGCTCATCAATGGTGCGGTCAAACAGCTGTTTGTTGGCCGCAGCAGGCGTCTGGGCCTGGGCCAGCAGCGGAAGAAAGAACAGTAAGCTGAGCAGAAGACGCATGGCGTGAAATAGCGCGGAGTTTAGCAAAGGTGGCGAATTTCGCAGAATTTTAGGGCGTTAGCCTCTGCGAAGCTCTGCCAACTCTGCAAAGCTCCGCGCTAAAAAACTACTGGTGCGCCTCAACCAGCGACTCGCGGCAGGCGGTGAGGTATTTATCCACCAGCTCGTCGGTGATGGCCGTGGAAATGAACAGCGCCTCAAACTGCGAGGGTGCCAGGTAGATGCCGCGCCGCAACATGCCGTGGAAGTAGCGTCCAAACGCCGGCAGGTCCGACTTCTTGGCATCCTCCAGGTTGTTGACGGGCTCCGCGGTGAAGAACAGGCTGAACATTGAGCCCACCTGGTTCACGGTGTAGTTCAGGCCTAATTCCTTGGCAATCTGGCGGGTGCCGTCGGCCAGGCGGGTGCTGGTGGCTTCGAGCTGCTGATACACTTCGGGGTGCTCGTGCAGGTAGCGCAGCTGGGCCAGGCCGGCGGCGGTGGCCAGCGGGTTGCCCGAGAGCGTGCCGGCCTGGTACACTTTGCCGGCCGGTGCCACTTGATTCATAATGTCAGCCCTACCCCCATAAGCCCCCACGGGCAGGCCGCCGCCGATGATTTTGCCCAGCGTCGTCAGGTCGGGCACCACGCCAAAGCGCTCCTGCGCGCCGCCCGCCGCGAGGCGGAAGCCCGTCATCACCTCATCAAAAATGAGCACGATGCCGTGCTGGGTGCAGAGCCCGCGCAGCCCGGCCAGGAAGCCAGGAGCCGGTTCCACGAGGCCCATGTTGCCCACCACCGGCTCCACAATAATGGCGGCCAGTTGGCCGGGATTGGCGGCGATGGCGGCCTCCACGGCGGCCAGGTCGTTGTAGGGCACCGTGAGCGTATCCTGGGCCACGCCCAGCGTCACGCCCAGCGAGTCGGGCGCGCCGAGCGTGAGCGCGCCCGAGCCGGCGGCAATCAGAAACGAGTCGCCGTGCCCGTGGTAGCAGCCCTCAAACTTGAGGATTTTGGCGCGGCCCGTGTAGCCGCGCGCCACCCGAATGGCCGACATGGTGGCCTCGGTGCCGGAGTTCACCAGCCGCACTTTCTCCACGCTGGGTACCATCTCGATGAGCAGCTCGGCCAGCTCGACCTCGCGCCGGGTAGGCGCTCCGAACGAAAACGAGTCGGGCAGCGCCTGGGCGAGCGCCTCCTGCACCGGCGCAAAAGCGTGGCCAAGTATCATCGGTCCCCACGAATTAATGAAATCAACGTATTGATTGCCATCCACATCCGTGAGCCATGCCCCCTGGGCCGACTGCATGAACACGGGCGCGCCGCCCACCGAGCGAAAGGCCCGCACCGGCGAGTTAACCCCGCCCGGAATCAGCTCCTGAGCGCGGGCAAATAAAGTTTCGGAAGTAGTCATGCAATTCAGAGTGCTATTTTCTATTCTAAAATTCAGTTGTCATTGCGAGCATGTTGCGCATCAAGCAAGGGCGAAGTGGAGCGCGGCAATTTTTCCTACTCATTGAACAGTAATCTTGTTGAACAGTAATCTTGGCGTGAAGGAAGGATTGCCGCGCTCCACTTCGCCCTTGCTTGATGCGCAACATGCTCGCAATGACAATTAGTTAACTAATACACTTACTACCGCAGCAGCTGCGGCTCCAGGTTGCTGAGCTTTAGGAGGGGCACGGTTTGGTTGTCGTGAGCGCCGTTGGGGTAGGTGTGGCCTTCAAAAATGGCCCCCGACGGCGGCGGCTCCGTAGCCAGCGCGGCCTGAAAGGCGGGGCCATATGCTTGCAGCGCATTGGCAAAGAATAACAGCAGCTCGAAGCCCTGGTCGGCAAACACGGAGGGCGGCACTTTTTGCTGGGTCAGGTAGAGCTGGCGAAAGCGCCGGTAGCCCAGCCCCTGCCGGTCGAAGTAGCGCGGCTGATAGTAATAGACGCCCGCGCTGCCCAGCTGCCCCACGCCGAGGCCGGGGTTGTCGAGCCAGGTGCCGGGCACCAGCAGCGCCGGCCGGCTAGCGGCCGGCACCTGGCCCAGCGCGGTGAAGGCGGCCGGCCCCACTTTGCGGTTGTCGGAAGCCACCACGACGTGGCTGGCCCCCACTAGCTCAGCCGGCACGAGGGCGGCAGTCAGACTGGCAGGGTCATCGGGCCGGAAGCTGTGAGTAGCCGGAATATGGCCGCCCGCCGCCTCGTAGGCCGCCTGGTAGGCAGCGGCAAAGTCGTTTTCGTCCTTGCTGTCTTCGTGCAGCAGCACAGCCGGCCGGCCGGTGCCAAACGAAACGGCCGCAAACTGCGCCGCCACCCGCCCCTGAGTGGCCGCGCTCGGCGCGTAGAGGTAGTGGTAGGGGTTGTCCTGCACCAGGCTGCCATCCTGCGAGAGCGGGTTGATGCAGATAATCTGGTGGTCGCGGGCGTAGCGGGCCAGCAGCTTAGCTCCCGACTTATACACCGGCCCGATGAGCATGTCCAGGCCCGCCAGCTCGGGCAGGGCCAGCACGCTCTTGAGTGTCAGCGTGTCAGCGCCCGTGTCGTAGGCGAAAAGCTGCACCGGGTGGCCGGCGCGCTGCAGCGAGTCCTGGGCCAGGCGCA from Hymenobacter psoromatis includes the following:
- the ychF gene encoding GTP-binding protein YchF (EngD; translation-associated GTPase; the crystal structure of the Haemophilus influenzae YchF protein showed similarity to the yeast structure (PDB: 1NI3); fluorescence spectroscopy revealed nucleic acid binding; the yeast protein YBR025c interacts with the translation elongation factor eEF1) codes for the protein MGLRCGIVGLPNVGKSTLFNALSNAKAESANYPFCTIEPNVGVITVPDERLQILEALVNPKRVLPTIIEFVDIAGLVKGASKGEGLGNKFLANIREVDAIIHVVRCFDDPNIVHVAGGVDPVFDKDVIDTELQIKDLESIDKKLIKSERSAKAGDAVAKKEVASLHLFKSALEAGQNARAVAAGPDDLEAVADLQLLTIKPVIYVANVDEASIATDGNKHVTALSEHVKSENAQVVLVSAAIESQIAEMEDADEKAMYLSEYGLTESGLNKLIRASYELLNLITYFTAGVQEVRAWTVHRGDKAPAAAGVIHSDFEKGFIRAEVIKLADYQEYKTEVKIKEAGKMAVEGKDYVVQDGDIMHFRFNV
- a CDS encoding DNA polymerase III subunit beta, with amino-acid sequence MKFIVSSSALLKQLQSINGVVTNNPVVPILENFLFEIEPGKLTITASDLETSMMTELPIESREAGRIAAPARILLDTLKNLPDQPVTFTLDEETYTIEISSANGRYKLAGENAADFPRVPVVKGSSPVEMPSSSLARAINKTIFAVSTDELRPAMTGILVQLGEAQVTFVATDGHRLLRYRRQDVGAGQTANLIIPRKAFTLLKSSLPSEATPVRIEFNQSNAFFSFNQMRLVCRLIDERYPDYENVIPVSNPNKLTINRQELLNSVRRISIYSNKTTHQVRLRLTGSELVISAEDLDFSNEAKETLACQYDGEDMEIGFNARFLQEMLSNIDSEEITLELSTPNRAGLLMPAQPDENESILMLVMPVMLNNYV
- a CDS encoding gliding motility protein GldC, with translation MKKSEIRFSIALDDQKVPEAISWQATDAGPDIQFAKAINVAIWDRNTDATMKIDLWTKDMPTDAMKYFVVDNIGSMAETIQTATGDKKMAEMMRQLCKELSDYIEEQGPAN
- a CDS encoding dCTP deaminase, encoding MILTDQQIRAEMERGTIVVQPFDPGCLGTNSYDVHLGRFLATYDDAVLDARRHNKITTFEMSAEEGFVLQPGILYLGVTDEYTETHAHVPFLEGKSSVGRLGIDIHATAGKGDVGFCNHWTLEISVSMPVRVYPGMPIGQLIYFGIQGDVQTFYNRKQSAKYNERSDRPVESMMWKNQF
- a CDS encoding glutamate-1-semialdehyde aminotransferase (Converts (S)-4-amino-5-oxopentanoate to 5-aminolevulinate during the porphyrin biosynthesis pathway), encoding MTTSETLFARAQELIPGGVNSPVRAFRSVGGAPVFMQSAQGAWLTDVDGNQYVDFINSWGPMILGHAFAPVQEALAQALPDSFSFGAPTRREVELAELLIEMVPSVEKVRLVNSGTEATMSAIRVARGYTGRAKILKFEGCYHGHGDSFLIAAGSGALTLGAPDSLGVTLGVAQDTLTVPYNDLAAVEAAIAANPGQLAAIIVEPVVGNMGLVEPAPGFLAGLRGLCTQHGIVLIFDEVMTGFRLAAGGAQERFGVVPDLTTLGKIIGGGLPVGAYGGRADIMNQVAPAGKVYQAGTLSGNPLATAAGLAQLRYLHEHPEVYQQLEATSTRLADGTRQIAKELGLNYTVNQVGSMFSLFFTAEPVNNLEDAKKSDLPAFGRYFHGMLRRGIYLAPSQFEALFISTAITDELVDKYLTACRESLVEAHQ